From the genome of Puniceicoccales bacterium, one region includes:
- a CDS encoding acyl carrier protein: MADETVEQRVKNIIINQLGVSEDKVVPQASFLDDLGADSLDTVELIMAFEDEFKTELQGEIPESDAEGLQTVKDVVNYIESRLNTE, encoded by the coding sequence ATGGCTGATGAGACTGTAGAGCAACGGGTTAAAAATATTATTATTAATCAGCTTGGTGTTAGCGAGGATAAAGTCGTCCCCCAGGCATCATTTCTTGACGATCTTGGAGCAGATTCTCTAGATACAGTGGAGCTGATAATGGCTTTTGAAGACGAGTTTAAGACAGAATTGCAGGGCGAAATTCCAGAATCTGACGCTGAAGGGTTACAAACTGTTAAGGATGTTGTGAATTATATAGAAAGTAGATTAAACACAGAGTAG
- the fabF gene encoding beta-ketoacyl-ACP synthase II, with translation MLERCSKSVDDVRVVVTGLGVITSLGVNVDSFWDSLLKGRSGIKAIESFDTSPFTCRIGGEIVDFNPDEYLDHKDVKRNDRFVHFAVAAAHRAMDDAKLSLGEDEKPRAGVMIGSGIGGMTTIEVQAGKFHQLGHNKVSPFMIPSLICNMASGVVAIELGFMGPNLSVVTACASGANSIGEAYNIMKLGKADVMVAGGSEAALNALGFAGFCSMKAMSSGFNDNPTGASRPFDAKRDGFVMGEGAGMLVLETLDHAKNRGAKIYCELAGYHCSSDAFHVTAPHPAGAGLAECLEVVMREAAVSKKDIDYINAHGTSTKYNDKYETVALKSVFGDRANNIPISSTKSMTGHLLGATGGVEAIVCVKAIQTGRIPPTINYEFPDPECDLNYVPNKALSKEINVAISENSGFGGQNVALLFKKLSS, from the coding sequence GTGTTGGAACGTTGTTCGAAGTCTGTTGATGACGTGCGAGTGGTTGTGACAGGCTTAGGTGTAATTACATCGCTTGGGGTAAACGTCGATTCGTTCTGGGATTCGTTGCTGAAGGGGCGTAGTGGCATAAAAGCAATAGAATCCTTCGATACGTCGCCGTTCACCTGTCGAATCGGCGGAGAGATTGTCGACTTCAATCCGGATGAATACCTGGACCATAAGGATGTTAAAAGAAATGATCGCTTTGTGCATTTCGCCGTTGCGGCTGCCCACAGGGCAATGGACGACGCTAAATTATCTCTAGGTGAGGATGAAAAACCCAGGGCCGGCGTGATGATCGGGTCTGGTATCGGCGGGATGACCACCATAGAGGTCCAGGCTGGAAAATTTCACCAGCTGGGTCATAACAAGGTTTCGCCGTTTATGATACCGTCATTGATATGCAATATGGCCTCGGGGGTTGTGGCCATAGAGCTGGGATTTATGGGACCAAATCTATCGGTGGTGACGGCCTGTGCTTCCGGAGCTAATTCCATAGGAGAGGCTTACAATATAATGAAACTTGGCAAGGCCGATGTTATGGTTGCCGGAGGGAGTGAGGCGGCCCTCAATGCCCTTGGTTTTGCTGGGTTTTGCTCGATGAAAGCCATGAGCAGTGGGTTTAACGATAACCCTACCGGCGCCAGTCGGCCTTTTGATGCCAAAAGAGACGGGTTTGTGATGGGTGAAGGTGCAGGAATGTTGGTTCTTGAGACTTTGGATCATGCAAAAAATCGTGGGGCAAAAATATACTGCGAGCTGGCCGGTTATCACTGCAGCAGCGATGCTTTTCATGTAACCGCTCCACATCCCGCCGGTGCTGGACTGGCCGAATGTCTAGAGGTCGTGATGCGTGAAGCTGCTGTGTCTAAAAAGGATATCGATTATATAAATGCCCACGGGACGTCGACCAAATACAACGATAAATACGAGACCGTGGCGCTGAAGTCTGTTTTTGGTGACCGGGCAAATAATATCCCGATAAGCTCAACCAAGAGCATGACCGGCCATTTGCTTGGTGCAACCGGCGGCGTGGAGGCCATTGTATGCGTAAAAGCAATTCAGACAGGCAGGATTCCACCGACGATAAACTATGAATTTCCAGATCCGGAATGCGATCTTAACTATGTTCCAAATAAAGCACTTAGTAAGGAGATAAATGTGGCCATAAGTGAAAATTCCGGGTTTGGTGGTCAGAATGTGGCGCTGCTGTTCAAGAAACTTTCCAGCTGA